One part of the Rutidosis leptorrhynchoides isolate AG116_Rl617_1_P2 unplaced genomic scaffold, CSIRO_AGI_Rlap_v1 contig270, whole genome shotgun sequence genome encodes these proteins:
- the LOC139882436 gene encoding serine carboxypeptidase-like 7 codes for MRHKERNFMNDTRSDSLCKKSTSLLFPLKFCNDRWLQGRDKWRVSEVAMDKWRVACLPCLIQICPIGRLEDDLLRYCQTASLEVEEYLRRSRTDEQDEPRMFHLLLPLLLLISNVRRSQSAIIESLPGFPGDLPFKLETGYVGVGESEEVQLFYYFIESERSPNDDPLLLWLTGGPGCSALSGLLFEIGPLQFDYSNSSGIRPVFELNPYSWTKIANIIFLDAPAGTGFSYAMTWAAYNINDTSSAAQTYEFLRKWLLAHPKFLTNQLYISGDSYSGVVVPIIVKEIYDGNEAGREPPMNLKGYVLGNPVTWEVKDISQRIPYGYKTALISDELYESTKTDCNGDYMNVDPTNGACLRDLEMVSICLEKINIPQILEPKCSALSPNHTRLKWSRSILKENIIDVISMPQQSKPWCRSYNYLYSYIWANERNVQEALHIREGMKPEWNRCNESISYTKDILNSVVYHRYLSKTSLRALIYSGDHDMGILYVGTLDWIRSLNLTLLGPWGPWYVDGQVAGYSILYSENSKYDLTFTTIKGGGHTAPEYKPKECLAMVDRWFSYYSL; via the exons ATGAGACATAAAGAAAGAAACTTCATGAATGACACTAGGTCAGATTCGTTGTGTAAAAAGAGTACTAGTTTGCTGTTTCCTTTGAAATTCTGCA ATGACAGATGGCTTCAAGGAAGGGACAAGTGGAGAGTGTCTGAGGTAGCAATGGACAAGTGGAGAGTGGCGTGTCTCCCTTGTCTG ATACAAATCTGTCCAATTGGTAGATTAGAAGACGATCTTCTAAGATACTGTCAAACGGCTAGTTTGGAAGTGGAGGAGTATTTAAGGAGATCAAGGACCGATGAGCAA GACGAGCCAAGGATGTTTCATCTCCTACTTCCATTGCTGCTGTTGATCTCCAACGTCAGACGATCACAATCAGCCATCATCGAGAGCCTACCAGGCTTCCCCGGAGACCTTCCCTTCAAACTCGAAACAGG ATACGTCGGGGTAGGAGAGTCGGAGGAAGTGCAGCTATTTTACTACTTCATCGAGTCGGAGAGGAGCCCCAACGATGACCCTTTGTTGCTTTGGCTCACCGGCGGTCCGGGTTGCTCCGCTCTATCCGGCCTCCTCTTCGAAATAG GTCCTTTGCAATTTGATTATTCAAATTCCAGCGGAATCAGACCAGTGTTCGAGTTAAATCCCTATTCCTGGACAAAG ATTGCCAACATAATATTTTTAGATGCACCCGCGGGTACGGGATTTTCTTATGCAATGACATGGGCAGCATACAATATTAATGACACTTCCTCAGCAGCACAGACATATGAGTTCTTAAGAAAG TGGCTATTGGCTCATCCCAAGTTCCTCACAAATCAGCTTTACATCAGCGGTGATTCTTATTCCGGTGTTGTCGTCCCCATCATTGTTAAAGAAATATACGATG GAAATGAAGCCGGACGCGAGCCACCAATGAATCTCAAA GGTTACGTGCTAGGCAATCCAGTGACTTGGGAAGTAAAGGACATTAGTCAAAGGATTCCATATGGTTATAAGACGGCTCTCATATCAGATGAACTTTACGAG TCAACAAAAACGGATTGCAATGGAGATTACATGAATGTAGATCCTACAAACGGAGCATGTCTAAGAGATCTTGAAATGGTGTCAATA TGCCTTGAGAAGATAAATATCCCTCAAATATTGGAACCCAAGTGTAGTGCGTTATCTCCTAACCATACGAGGCTAAAATGGAGTAGAAGTATACTCAAAGAGAATATCATCGATGTCATTTCGATGCCTCAACAATCCAAGCCATGGTGTCGG TCTTATAACTATTTGTACTCCTACATTTGGGCCAACGAAAGGAATGTCCAAGAAGCCCTTCACATACGAGAG GGCATGAAGCCAGAATGGAATAGATGCAACGAGAGTATATCTTACACAAAGGACATTCTTAATAGTGTAGTCTATCATAGATACCTCTCCAAGACATCCCTTCGTGCCCTAATTTACAG TGGTGATCATGACATGGGTATTCTGTACGTGGGTACACTGGATTGGATAAGATCACTTAATTTGACTTTACTTGGTCCGTGGGGGCCTTGGTATGTCGATGGTCAAGTGGCCGG ATACTCTATACTATATTCAGAGAACAGTAAATATGATTTGACATTTACAACAATCAAG GGAGGGGGGCACACAGCTCCGGAGTATAAACCCAAGGAATGTCTGGCAATGGTGGATAGATGGTTCTCTTATTACTCTCTCTAG
- the LOC139882438 gene encoding serine carboxypeptidase-like 18, giving the protein MLHLLLPLLLLISNVGPSRSAIVESLPGFPGELPFKLETGYVGVGELEEVQLFYYFIESERSPKRDPLLVWLTGGPGCSSLSSLIYEIGPMQFDFSSSSGTKPILKYNPYSWTKVANVIFLDAPVGTGFSYATTDTAYNVSDTSSAAQTYEFLRKWLVSHPSFLANPLYITGDSYSGVVIPIIVKNIQDGIEAGHQPQMNLQGYTLGNPVTCDEKDMSFRIPYTNKMALVSDELYETTKTDCNGDFQNVDPTNGACLTDLEMVSLCLEKIFLAQVLEPSCNLISPNHTRLKWSRSILEEDTVNIVSMPHQSRPWCRPANYIYSYIWANDEKVQEALGIRTGTKQEWNRCNHTLSYTKDVLNAVVYHEYLSEKTLRALVYSGDHDLAIPYVATLDWIRSLNLTLEGSWSPWFVEGQIAGYSILYSKNSKYDLTFTTIKGGGHTAPEYKPKQCLAMVDRWFSYYPL; this is encoded by the exons ATGTTGCACCTCCTACTTCCATTGCTGCTCTTGATCTCCAATGTTGGACCATCGCGATCAGCCATCGTCGAGAGTCTCCCAGGTTTCCCCGGGGAGCTTCCTTTCAAACTTGAAACCGG ATACGTAGGGGTAGGAGAGCTGGAGGAAGTGCAGCTATTCTACTACTTCATCGAGTCCGAGAGGAGCCCCAAGAGGGACCCTTTGTTGGTTTGGCTCACCGGTGGTCCCGGTTGCTCCTCTTTGTCCAGCCTCATCTACGAAATAG GTCCGATGCAGTTTGATTTTTCAAGTTCTAGTGGAACTAAACCGATACTGAAGTATAATCCTTACTCCTGGACAAAG GTGGCCAATGTAATATTTTTGGATGCACCTGTGGGCACGGGATTTTCATATGCAACAACAGACACAGCATACAACGTTAGCGACACTTCCTCAGCAGCACAAACGTACGAGTTCTTAAGAAAG TGGCTTGTGTCTCACCCCAGCTTCCTCGCCAATCCGCTTTACATCACTGGAGATTCTTATTCCGGTGTCGTTATCCCCATCATTGTTAAAAATATACAGGATG GAATTGAAGCTGGACACCAACCGCAAATGAATCTC CAGGGTTATACGCTAGGCAATCCGGTGACTTGCGATGAGAAGGACATGAGTTTTAGAATTCCATACACTAACAAGATGGCTCTCGTATCGGATGAACTTTACGAG ACCACGAAAACGGATTGCAATGGAGATTTCCAGAATGTAGATCCCACCAACGGAGCTTGTCTAACTGACCTTGAAATGGTGTCGCTA TGCCTCGAGAAGATATTTTTGGCTCAAGTACTGGAACCATCATGTAATCTCATATCTCCTAACCACACGAGGCTAAAGTGGAGCAGAAGCATACTCGAAGAGGATACTGTCAACATCGTTTCGATGCCTCATCAATCCAGGCCATGGTGTCGG CCCGCTAACTACATATACTCTTACATTTGGGCCAATGATGAGAAAGTCCAAGAAGCCCTTGGCATACGAACG GGAACAAAGCAAGAGTGGAATAGATGCAACCACACTCTATCTTACACAAAGGACGTTCTTAATGCTGTAGTTTATCATGAATACCTCTCTGAGAAAACCCTCCGTGCCCTTGTTTACAG TGGTGATCATGACTTGGCTATCCCGTACGTGGCTACATTAGATTGGATAAGATCACTCAATTTAACTTTAGAAGGTTCGTGGTCGCCTTGGTTCGTTGAAGGTCAAATAGCCGG ATACTCTATACTGTATTCGAAAAATAGCAAGTATGATCTGACGTTCACGACGATTAAG GGAGGGGGACACACAGCTCCGGAGTACAAACCCAAACAATGTCTTGCAATGGTGGACAGATGGTTTTCTTATTACCCTCTCTAG